A single Paraburkholderia sp. FT54 DNA region contains:
- the rsmI gene encoding 16S rRNA (cytidine(1402)-2'-O)-methyltransferase translates to MTPLSELAQGQQYPTAALYVVATPIGNIADVTLRALHVLGLVDRIAAEDTRNTGQLLARYGISKPLVAVHQHNERAAALRLIEHLQAGERVAYVSDAGTPGISDPGAKLVDAVREAGFPVIPLPGASALATALSAAGDWVATFSFLGFLPPKAKARAATLQSLANHPHAMVFYEAPHRIVETVQALADAFGGERKLLIARELTKLHEALHCGTLAEGPTWLAADPNRQRGEFVLVVEGAQPETAGEHDHDALLGILLEELTVSSAAKVAAAITGTPRNALYTRALALKKEDEE, encoded by the coding sequence ATGACTCCTCTCTCCGAACTCGCGCAAGGGCAGCAGTACCCCACCGCCGCGCTGTATGTGGTGGCCACGCCGATCGGCAACATCGCCGACGTCACGCTGCGCGCGTTGCATGTGCTCGGACTGGTGGACCGCATCGCCGCCGAAGACACCCGCAACACGGGTCAACTGCTCGCGCGTTACGGCATCTCGAAGCCGCTAGTCGCCGTGCATCAGCACAACGAGCGGGCTGCTGCACTGCGTCTGATCGAACATCTGCAAGCGGGCGAGCGCGTGGCCTACGTATCCGATGCGGGCACGCCGGGCATCTCGGACCCCGGCGCGAAACTCGTCGACGCGGTCCGTGAAGCCGGCTTTCCCGTTATCCCCCTGCCCGGCGCAAGCGCGCTCGCGACCGCCTTGAGCGCGGCCGGCGACTGGGTCGCGACGTTCTCGTTCCTCGGCTTCCTGCCGCCGAAGGCAAAGGCCCGCGCCGCGACGCTGCAATCGCTAGCGAACCATCCTCACGCGATGGTGTTCTACGAAGCGCCACACCGGATCGTCGAAACGGTGCAGGCGCTGGCGGACGCATTCGGCGGCGAGCGCAAGCTGCTCATCGCACGGGAATTGACGAAGTTACATGAAGCGCTGCACTGCGGCACCCTGGCCGAAGGGCCAACGTGGCTCGCCGCCGACCCGAACCGGCAGCGCGGCGAATTCGTGCTGGTGGTGGAAGGCGCGCAACCAGAGACCGCCGGCGAACACGATCACGACGCGTTGCTAGGCATCTTGCTGGAGGAATTGACGGTGAGCAGCGCGGCCAAGGTGGCGGCGGCTATCACCGGAACGCCGCGCAACGCGTTGTACACGCGCGCTCTGGCGTTGAAGAAAGAAGATGAAGAGTAA
- a CDS encoding septal ring lytic transglycosylase RlpA family protein: protein MKTRLSRGLGTLFAFFVLAGCATPPGAGNTSDSGVPQSTKLTQAGSFGPQAFGSAPASDATAQGTSLADAKPLTDDGSGISDFHQTGRASWYGRGFHGRRTANGERYDMHALTAAHRTLPLGSYVRVTNPATSRSVIVRINDRGPYARGRVIDLSMAAAAVLNMRHAGTARVEIEGLTQQEARDARNEMLASNSDSTAQK, encoded by the coding sequence ATGAAAACTCGGTTATCCCGTGGTCTGGGGACTCTTTTTGCCTTTTTTGTGCTGGCGGGTTGCGCCACGCCTCCGGGCGCCGGCAACACGTCGGATAGCGGCGTACCGCAGAGCACGAAATTGACGCAGGCGGGCTCCTTCGGACCGCAAGCTTTCGGTAGCGCGCCGGCCTCCGACGCGACTGCTCAAGGCACGTCGCTGGCCGATGCAAAGCCTCTTACCGATGACGGTTCCGGCATTTCGGACTTTCATCAGACCGGTCGCGCGTCGTGGTACGGCCGCGGCTTCCATGGCCGCCGTACCGCCAATGGTGAGCGCTATGACATGCACGCGCTGACCGCGGCGCATCGTACGTTGCCGCTCGGCTCCTACGTGCGCGTGACCAACCCGGCCACGTCGCGCTCGGTCATCGTGCGTATCAACGACCGTGGTCCGTATGCGCGTGGCCGCGTGATCGATCTGTCCATGGCCGCGGCGGCTGTTCTCAACATGCGCCATGCCGGTACGGCGCGGGTGGAGATCGAAGGTTTGACGCAGCAGGAAGCTCGTGACGCGCGTAATGAAATGCTGGCGTCGAATTCGGATTCGACCGCACAGAAGTGA
- a CDS encoding MBL fold metallo-hydrolase — translation MKVTLIPVTPFQQNSSLLVCEATGRAAVVDPGGDLDIIQGEIARQNVTVEKVFLTHGHIDHCAGAKTLAAHYGVPIEGPHPDERFWLDKLPDQSTRFGFPAAEAFEPDRWLQNSETVQFGDETLEVYHCPGHTPGHVVFFSRAHRLALVGDVLFAGSIGRTDFPRGNHADLVRSIREKLWPLGDDVTFVPGHGPTSTFGAERRTNPYVADGVEA, via the coding sequence ATGAAAGTCACCTTGATCCCCGTCACGCCGTTCCAGCAGAATAGTTCGCTGCTCGTTTGCGAGGCAACCGGACGCGCGGCCGTCGTCGATCCGGGCGGCGACCTTGACATCATCCAGGGCGAAATCGCGCGGCAAAACGTGACGGTCGAAAAAGTTTTTCTGACGCACGGTCACATCGATCACTGCGCGGGCGCGAAGACGCTGGCCGCGCACTACGGCGTGCCGATCGAAGGCCCGCACCCCGACGAACGGTTCTGGCTCGACAAGCTGCCGGACCAAAGCACGCGCTTCGGCTTTCCGGCCGCCGAAGCGTTCGAGCCGGATCGCTGGTTGCAGAACAGCGAGACCGTGCAGTTCGGCGACGAAACGCTCGAGGTCTATCACTGCCCGGGCCACACGCCGGGCCACGTGGTGTTCTTCAGCCGCGCGCATCGGCTCGCGCTGGTGGGCGACGTGCTGTTCGCCGGCTCGATCGGGCGCACGGATTTTCCGCGCGGCAATCACGCGGACCTGGTGCGCTCGATCCGCGAAAAACTTTGGCCGCTCGGCGACGACGTCACCTTCGTTCCGGGCCACGGTCCCACCTCGACGTTCGGCGCGGAACGCCGCACCAATCCGTACGTCGCCGACGGAGTCGAGGCATGA
- a CDS encoding exonuclease, which yields MSSEIYVSTDIEADGPIPGPHSMLSFASAAYTEDKQLIATFSANLELLEGAKAHPVQEAWWKTQPEAWEACRKDLQTPEAALTAYVAWVEALPGKPVFVAMPAGFDFTYMFWYMMRFVGRCPFSWSALDIKTLAFAMTGLPYRKNIKPRFPKHWFDEHPHTHVALDDAIEQGALFCNMLKDLRASHAITLVPGKDGDGTGQNAAEEPAN from the coding sequence ATGAGTAGCGAAATCTACGTGAGCACCGATATCGAAGCGGACGGCCCGATTCCCGGTCCGCATTCCATGCTCAGTTTCGCCTCTGCCGCCTACACCGAAGACAAGCAGTTGATCGCCACCTTCTCGGCCAATCTCGAGTTGCTCGAGGGAGCCAAGGCGCATCCCGTGCAGGAAGCGTGGTGGAAGACGCAGCCCGAAGCATGGGAAGCCTGCCGCAAGGACTTGCAGACGCCCGAGGCCGCGTTGACGGCGTACGTCGCCTGGGTCGAAGCGCTGCCGGGCAAACCGGTGTTCGTGGCAATGCCGGCCGGCTTCGACTTTACTTACATGTTCTGGTACATGATGCGGTTTGTCGGCCGCTGTCCGTTTTCGTGGTCGGCGCTCGACATCAAGACGTTGGCGTTCGCGATGACCGGCCTGCCGTACCGCAAGAACATCAAGCCGCGCTTCCCGAAACACTGGTTCGACGAACATCCGCATACCCATGTCGCGCTGGACGACGCGATCGAGCAGGGCGCGCTTTTCTGCAACATGTTGAAGGATCTGCGCGCAAGTCACGCGATCACGCTCGTACCCGGTAAAGATGGGGACGGCACAGGGCAAAACGCCGCTGAGGAACCGGCAAATTAG
- a CDS encoding Lrp/AsnC family transcriptional regulator yields MTLDTFSQKILRLLQLDARRSVQEISDQVGLSSTPCWRRIKDMEQSGVIQRYTALLDREKLGLHVCALAHIHLTRHTEGGVEQFEREIATCPEVTECYSTTGESDYILKIVAPDIKAYDSFLHERIFKIPAVAQVRTSVVLREIKFDTQLPL; encoded by the coding sequence TTGACACTCGATACGTTCTCTCAAAAAATCCTGCGCCTTCTGCAGCTCGACGCACGCCGCTCGGTGCAAGAAATTTCCGACCAGGTTGGCCTGTCGAGCACGCCATGCTGGCGGCGCATCAAGGACATGGAGCAGTCGGGCGTCATCCAGCGCTATACGGCGCTGCTGGATCGGGAAAAGCTCGGGCTGCACGTGTGCGCCCTCGCCCATATTCACCTCACGCGGCACACCGAAGGCGGCGTGGAACAGTTCGAACGGGAAATCGCCACCTGCCCGGAAGTCACCGAGTGCTACAGCACGACCGGCGAATCCGACTACATCCTCAAGATCGTCGCGCCGGACATCAAGGCGTACGACAGTTTTCTGCACGAACGCATCTTCAAGATTCCCGCTGTTGCGCAGGTTCGCACAAGCGTCGTGCTGCGCGAAATCAAATTCGATACGCAATTGCCGCTGTGA
- a CDS encoding cation diffusion facilitator family transporter: MPATAAAQSAEKHRVARKSTFVSIALNTVLMTLQIVIGVFAHSQALVADGVHSLADLISDFVVLIANRHSGAKPDADHNYGHSRYETVASLFLGALLIAVGVGMLWRAGTRLADLQNIPAVHMSALAVAVLVLISKESLFRYMLREAQRVRSAMLVANAWHARSDAASSLVVAIGIVGSLAGVRLLDPIAAAIVGFMVARMGWTFGWDALQDLSDRALDDEATGDMRALLLSTPGVREVHEMRTRKMGDFALVDAHILVDPLISVSEGHYIAESARLRVLTDSRVLDALIHVDPENDALAHPPVDLPTRERVVADVNAALAAYGVKAAAVNIHYLSTGLDVDVVLPGAPSSRALDGEAQRLGRVDLAALKARLGARRVDLLQELDAVPAEVDSAALGAKAGEAIEERAKAAEPHSAT; encoded by the coding sequence ATGCCTGCCACCGCCGCTGCCCAATCCGCCGAAAAACATCGCGTTGCGCGCAAAAGTACCTTTGTCAGTATTGCGCTCAATACAGTATTGATGACGCTGCAAATTGTCATAGGGGTGTTTGCTCACTCGCAGGCATTGGTTGCGGACGGCGTCCATTCCCTTGCCGATCTGATTTCCGATTTTGTCGTGCTGATTGCCAATCGGCACAGCGGGGCCAAGCCCGACGCGGATCACAATTACGGGCATAGCCGCTATGAAACCGTGGCGTCGTTATTTTTGGGCGCGCTTCTAATCGCGGTAGGCGTCGGTATGTTGTGGCGAGCCGGAACGCGTCTCGCCGATTTGCAAAACATCCCGGCCGTGCATATGAGTGCGCTCGCAGTCGCCGTGCTGGTGCTGATTTCCAAAGAGAGTCTGTTTCGCTACATGCTGCGCGAAGCGCAACGCGTGCGTTCCGCCATGTTGGTGGCCAATGCGTGGCACGCGCGTTCCGACGCGGCGTCGTCGCTAGTGGTCGCGATCGGTATTGTCGGCAGCCTCGCCGGGGTGCGGCTGCTCGATCCGATTGCCGCGGCGATCGTCGGCTTCATGGTGGCGCGCATGGGCTGGACGTTCGGCTGGGACGCGCTGCAGGATCTCTCCGACCGCGCGCTCGACGACGAAGCCACCGGCGACATGCGCGCGCTCCTGCTCTCGACGCCCGGCGTGCGCGAAGTGCACGAAATGCGCACGCGCAAGATGGGCGACTTCGCGCTCGTCGACGCGCACATTCTGGTCGATCCGCTGATCTCGGTATCGGAAGGGCACTACATTGCCGAGTCGGCGCGTCTGCGCGTGCTGACGGACAGCCGCGTGCTCGACGCGTTGATTCATGTCGATCCCGAGAACGATGCGCTTGCGCATCCGCCGGTCGATCTGCCGACCCGCGAACGAGTGGTCGCGGACGTGAACGCCGCGCTGGCTGCTTATGGCGTGAAGGCGGCGGCGGTGAATATCCACTACCTGAGCACGGGGTTGGATGTCGATGTGGTGCTGCCGGGCGCACCGTCGTCGCGCGCGTTAGACGGCGAAGCGCAACGGCTTGGGCGCGTGGATCTAGCGGCGCTCAAGGCTCGCTTGGGAGCGCGCAGAGTGGACCTGCTACAGGAACTGGACGCGGTGCCGGCCGAAGTCGATTCGGCGGCGCTCGGCGCAAAAGCCGGCGAGGCGATTGAAGAACGTGCGAAGGCCGCGGAACCGCACAGCGCCACCTGA
- a CDS encoding H-NS family nucleoid-associated regulatory protein, which yields MSSYKELLAQREKLEKQIEEAKSREYAEVLNEIKQKMTDYGISLTELGGGRAAKGAKAARPRAGVAPKYRDPDSGSTWSGRGKPPRWIAGLDREKFLIQK from the coding sequence ATGTCTTCCTACAAGGAACTACTCGCCCAGCGCGAGAAGCTCGAAAAGCAGATCGAAGAAGCGAAGTCGCGCGAATACGCGGAAGTGTTGAATGAGATCAAGCAGAAGATGACCGACTACGGCATTTCTCTGACAGAACTCGGGGGCGGTCGCGCCGCCAAGGGTGCTAAAGCCGCGCGTCCGCGCGCAGGTGTCGCACCGAAGTATCGCGACCCGGATAGCGGCAGCACGTGGTCTGGCCGTGGCAAGCCGCCGCGCTGGATCGCAGGTCTGGATCGTGAGAAGTTTCTGATCCAGAAATAA
- a CDS encoding pyridoxamine 5'-phosphate oxidase family protein: protein MNIPAHAPLHLLHTAAVGTLATHARQPEGFPYPSVLPFAPDSRHRPTILVSRLAEHTHNLHADPRAGFLAVDAPDGDVLSGQRVTLLGTFEPVDSTPEVVQRYLRYHPDAERYLVLGDFTFWAMRLERLRYIGGFGAMGWLAGAELDPLPPLGFDEENTFIAQFASRCGSTGEFQLVGVDRYGADLKLNGVRSRFAFDDAKPNTETLYAALEACMQRYVN from the coding sequence GTGAATATTCCCGCTCACGCTCCACTGCATCTGCTGCACACAGCTGCTGTCGGCACGCTGGCCACTCACGCGCGCCAGCCGGAAGGCTTTCCTTATCCGTCCGTGCTGCCGTTCGCGCCGGACTCGCGACATCGTCCGACGATCCTGGTCAGCCGGCTCGCCGAGCATACCCATAACCTGCACGCCGACCCGCGCGCCGGTTTTCTGGCGGTCGACGCACCCGACGGCGACGTGCTGAGCGGCCAGCGTGTCACCTTGCTAGGCACCTTCGAGCCGGTCGATTCGACGCCCGAGGTCGTACAGCGCTATCTGCGCTATCACCCGGACGCGGAACGCTACCTCGTGCTCGGCGATTTCACGTTCTGGGCAATGAGGCTCGAGCGGCTGCGTTATATCGGCGGCTTCGGCGCGATGGGGTGGCTCGCCGGCGCGGAACTCGATCCTTTGCCGCCACTCGGTTTCGATGAAGAGAACACGTTCATTGCGCAGTTCGCCAGCCGCTGCGGCAGCACGGGCGAATTTCAACTCGTCGGCGTCGATCGATATGGCGCGGATCTGAAACTGAACGGTGTGCGCAGCCGGTTTGCGTTCGACGACGCCAAACCCAATACCGAAACCTTGTACGCGGCGCTCGAAGCCTGCATGCAGCGCTACGTGAATTAG
- a CDS encoding MFS transporter, producing the protein MSDRSSDFAALPAAHRDLSDTARQRARIATMAVFFIAGMMYASWGVHVPTVRDRFHLNAAMLSFALFAVAGGSIGAMAANASWIARVGTRRACLTGGLVMAVCAALILVVPTYWLLLVVLATFGAGMATLDVAMNAEASAVEKALGKPIMSSLHGMFSVGGMFGAAVGGALLSRGMAPAVHLVLAAAVSALVLIAACPSVLPHVPHADHPDSATPRANRWRSPALWALGAMALVALIAEGAMYDWATVYMRDVVLATPALASAAYAAFSGGMAAARFAGDAVRARFGAPQLVMASATLACVGMVGALLLPNPVVALIGFTLMGLGLANMMPVLFAAGANVKGIHAAEGLAHVAGLAYFGLLLGPVIIGAVAQVTSLPIGLSVVAICSALIALVGPKVLRRLKI; encoded by the coding sequence GTGTCAGACCGCTCTTCCGATTTCGCCGCCCTTCCCGCCGCTCACCGCGACCTGTCCGATACCGCCCGGCAGCGAGCCCGTATCGCCACGATGGCGGTGTTCTTCATCGCCGGCATGATGTACGCGTCGTGGGGGGTACATGTACCGACGGTGCGCGACCGTTTCCATCTGAACGCCGCCATGCTCTCCTTCGCACTGTTCGCCGTGGCGGGCGGCTCGATCGGCGCGATGGCGGCCAATGCTTCGTGGATCGCGCGGGTCGGCACGCGCCGCGCCTGCCTCACCGGCGGCCTCGTGATGGCGGTGTGCGCGGCGCTGATTCTGGTCGTGCCCACATACTGGCTGCTGCTGGTCGTGCTGGCCACTTTCGGCGCGGGCATGGCCACGCTCGATGTCGCGATGAACGCCGAGGCCAGCGCCGTCGAGAAAGCGCTCGGCAAGCCGATCATGTCGTCGTTGCACGGCATGTTCAGCGTCGGCGGGATGTTCGGTGCGGCGGTCGGCGGCGCGCTGCTGTCGCGCGGCATGGCACCGGCCGTGCATCTCGTGCTGGCTGCCGCGGTCAGCGCGCTCGTGCTGATTGCCGCCTGTCCTTCCGTGCTACCGCACGTGCCGCACGCCGATCACCCCGACTCCGCCACACCGCGCGCCAACCGCTGGCGCTCGCCGGCGTTGTGGGCGCTCGGCGCGATGGCGCTGGTCGCGCTGATCGCCGAAGGCGCAATGTACGACTGGGCCACCGTCTATATGCGCGACGTCGTACTGGCTACGCCGGCGCTCGCGAGCGCGGCCTACGCGGCGTTCTCCGGCGGCATGGCGGCCGCGCGGTTTGCCGGCGACGCGGTGCGCGCCCGCTTCGGCGCGCCGCAACTGGTGATGGCGAGCGCGACGCTCGCCTGTGTCGGGATGGTCGGCGCGCTGTTGCTGCCGAATCCGGTCGTCGCGCTGATCGGCTTCACGCTGATGGGGCTCGGTCTGGCGAACATGATGCCTGTGCTGTTCGCGGCGGGGGCGAACGTCAAAGGTATTCATGCGGCGGAAGGACTCGCGCACGTCGCGGGCCTGGCGTATTTCGGGCTGCTGCTCGGGCCGGTGATCATCGGCGCGGTAGCGCAAGTGACCAGCTTGCCGATCGGGTTGTCGGTGGTCGCCATTTGTTCCGCACTGATCGCGCTCGTGGGTCCGAAGGTGTTGAGGCGTTTGAAGATCTGA
- a CDS encoding branched-chain amino acid ABC transporter substrate-binding protein, producing MNIKIQKLLPISAAAMLFATLATTAAADTVVKIGHVAPLTGGIAHLGKDNENGARLAVEEINAKGLTIGGQKITLQLDPQDDAADPRTATQVAQKLVDDKVVAVVGHLNSGTSIPASKIYSDAGIVQISPSATNPAYTQQGFKTTYRVVATDAQQGPALANYAAKGLKVKSVAIVDDSTAYGQGLANEFEKTAKSLGLNVMSHDATNDKAVDFRAILTKIKGENPDAIMYGGMDATGGPFAKQAKQLGLRAKVLAGDGVCTDKLSDLAGDATDNIVCSEAGMALEKMAGGAAFLAKYQKRFGQPIQIYAPFTYDAVYIIVDAMKRANSTDPAKILAAMPSTDYKGVIGETTFDSKGDLQHGVISLYNYKAGKKTLLDVVKM from the coding sequence ATGAACATCAAGATTCAAAAGCTGTTGCCGATCAGCGCTGCGGCGATGCTGTTCGCGACGTTGGCAACAACGGCGGCAGCCGACACGGTCGTCAAGATCGGTCACGTTGCACCGCTGACTGGCGGTATCGCTCACCTGGGTAAAGACAACGAAAACGGCGCGCGCCTGGCAGTTGAAGAAATCAACGCCAAGGGCCTGACGATCGGTGGCCAGAAAATCACGCTGCAACTCGATCCGCAAGACGATGCAGCCGACCCGCGCACGGCAACTCAAGTCGCACAGAAACTGGTCGACGACAAGGTCGTCGCAGTGGTCGGCCACTTGAATTCGGGCACGTCGATCCCGGCTTCGAAGATCTATAGCGATGCTGGCATCGTGCAGATCTCGCCGTCGGCAACGAACCCGGCCTACACGCAACAAGGTTTCAAGACGACGTACCGCGTCGTGGCGACCGATGCGCAACAAGGTCCGGCACTGGCTAACTACGCAGCGAAGGGTCTGAAAGTGAAGAGCGTCGCGATCGTCGACGACTCGACCGCTTACGGCCAGGGTCTCGCAAACGAATTCGAAAAGACCGCCAAGTCGCTGGGCCTGAACGTGATGTCGCATGACGCGACGAACGACAAGGCTGTCGACTTCCGCGCGATTCTGACGAAGATCAAGGGCGAAAACCCGGACGCGATCATGTACGGCGGCATGGACGCCACCGGCGGCCCGTTCGCCAAGCAAGCCAAGCAGCTCGGCCTGCGCGCGAAGGTGCTGGCAGGCGACGGCGTGTGTACCGACAAGCTGTCGGACCTGGCTGGCGACGCAACCGACAACATCGTCTGCTCGGAAGCCGGTATGGCGCTCGAGAAGATGGCTGGCGGCGCAGCGTTCCTCGCCAAGTATCAGAAGCGTTTCGGTCAGCCGATCCAGATCTACGCTCCGTTCACGTATGACGCTGTGTATATCATCGTCGACGCTATGAAGCGTGCTAACTCGACCGATCCGGCGAAGATTCTGGCAGCAATGCCGAGCACGGATTACAAGGGTGTGATCGGCGAAACCACGTTCGACTCGAAGGGCGACCTTCAGCACGGCGTGATCTCGCTGTACAACTACAAGGCAGGCAAGAAGACGCTGCTCGACGTAGTGAAGATGTAA
- a CDS encoding nitronate monooxygenase, which yields MSEGSCVTPFAERFGLRVPVVQAPMAGGATTPAMVAAVSNAGGLGFLAGAALSPEKIASEVAAIRALTDCPFGVNLFVLEPAAPDDVTVRIALEAIDPLRSDLGLPPGAPLARYAPDFRAQLDTLIELRVPLASFTFGLLAADDVARLHANGLYVIGTATHVAEGVAWRDAGADAIAAQGAEAGAHRGTFIGAFEDALVGTIALVPQLVDATGLPVLAAGGIMDGRGIVAALALGAQAAVMGTAFLTCQESAIPQAWKTRVRSTSDTSTSVTRAITGRHARGIRNPLMQRLSAAAQKIAPYPVQNALTQELRQTASRADNADYLSLWSGQGAPLGRARREGLGAAELMAQLEHEWRAAAARIAAFKR from the coding sequence ATGAGTGAAGGGAGTTGTGTGACGCCGTTTGCGGAGCGTTTCGGCTTGCGCGTGCCGGTCGTGCAGGCGCCGATGGCGGGCGGCGCGACGACGCCGGCCATGGTCGCCGCGGTATCGAACGCCGGCGGTCTCGGTTTTCTGGCGGGCGCGGCGCTCTCGCCCGAGAAGATCGCGAGCGAAGTCGCGGCGATTCGCGCGCTGACGGATTGTCCGTTCGGCGTGAATCTGTTCGTGCTCGAGCCGGCCGCGCCGGACGACGTGACCGTGCGTATCGCGCTCGAAGCCATCGATCCGCTGCGCAGTGATCTCGGTTTGCCGCCGGGCGCTCCGCTCGCACGCTACGCACCGGACTTCCGCGCGCAACTGGACACGCTGATCGAGTTGCGTGTGCCGCTGGCGAGCTTCACGTTCGGGCTGCTTGCGGCCGACGATGTTGCCCGCCTGCACGCCAACGGTCTATATGTAATAGGCACCGCGACGCATGTCGCCGAAGGCGTGGCCTGGCGCGATGCGGGCGCCGATGCGATTGCCGCGCAAGGTGCGGAGGCGGGCGCGCATCGCGGCACGTTCATCGGCGCATTCGAAGACGCGCTGGTCGGCACGATCGCGCTCGTGCCGCAACTCGTCGACGCGACCGGGCTGCCGGTGCTCGCCGCCGGCGGCATCATGGACGGCCGCGGCATCGTCGCCGCGCTGGCGCTCGGCGCGCAAGCGGCGGTGATGGGCACCGCGTTTCTCACCTGTCAGGAGAGCGCGATCCCGCAGGCATGGAAAACCCGCGTGCGGTCCACGTCCGACACGTCGACTTCGGTCACGCGCGCGATCACCGGCCGCCATGCGCGCGGCATTCGCAATCCGTTGATGCAGCGTTTGAGCGCAGCGGCGCAGAAGATCGCGCCGTATCCGGTGCAAAACGCGTTGACGCAGGAGTTGCGGCAAACCGCGAGCCGCGCGGACAACGCCGACTATCTGTCGCTCTGGTCAGGCCAGGGCGCGCCTTTGGGCCGAGCCCGCCGCGAAGGTCTCGGCGCCGCCGAACTGATGGCCCAACTCGAACACGAATGGCGCGCGGCAGCGGCGCGCATCGCCGCATTCAAACGCTGA
- a CDS encoding dienelactone hydrolase family protein: MSTTSRWIDIPAGNDSFGGYLALPKGGKGPAVIIIQEIFGVNSHIRSVADQYAQDGYVALAPDVFWRVQPRVELTYDGADREKGIELMQELKLDDAVADIGAAAAALRAMPEVTGKVAAIGFCFGGRLAYLAAAQGTLDGAVAYYGGGIQNQLDEAAKVKVPMQFHYGELDAHIPLSAVGQIQERFAGRTDAEFNIYPNADHGFNCSDRASYNQRAAALAHGRTLTFLGERL, from the coding sequence ATGAGCACCACTTCCCGATGGATCGACATTCCCGCTGGTAACGACAGTTTCGGCGGCTATCTGGCGTTGCCCAAGGGCGGCAAGGGACCGGCCGTCATCATCATTCAGGAAATCTTCGGCGTGAATAGCCACATCCGTTCGGTCGCGGATCAGTACGCGCAGGACGGCTACGTTGCGCTCGCACCGGACGTGTTCTGGCGCGTGCAACCGCGCGTGGAATTGACGTATGACGGCGCCGACCGCGAAAAGGGCATCGAACTGATGCAGGAGCTCAAGCTCGACGACGCCGTGGCCGACATCGGCGCAGCCGCAGCCGCACTGCGCGCCATGCCGGAAGTGACCGGCAAGGTCGCGGCCATCGGCTTCTGCTTTGGCGGCCGGCTCGCGTATCTGGCCGCGGCGCAAGGCACGCTCGACGGCGCGGTCGCCTACTACGGCGGCGGCATTCAAAACCAGCTCGACGAAGCCGCGAAGGTCAAGGTGCCGATGCAGTTCCACTACGGCGAACTCGACGCGCATATTCCGCTGTCGGCCGTCGGTCAGATTCAGGAACGTTTCGCCGGCCGCACGGACGCCGAGTTCAACATCTACCCGAACGCCGATCACGGCTTCAACTGCTCGGACCGCGCTTCGTATAACCAGCGCGCTGCCGCATTGGCGCATGGCCGCACGCTGACCTTCCTCGGCGAACGTCTGTAA